The window GATTTGTCTGGACGAAAAGTGCTGCGAGGCATTAGGGGCAGTGTGTGTCCCACCGAACCGCTTGGCAAAGCTCCCCTGAACCAACCCTTCCCCAAATTGTTCTCTTAATTTTATGAAGACACCTTCACATTTTTGGTGCCACCACGGTCCGTTGATACTTACTTTATCTGCATCTTTTTCGCATCCTGTTCGCGACACGCAACCTCCGACCACCCGTACATTGCTCCCACACCATTGCCCGTTGCGACGCCGCCATATCCCACCTAGTCTGTTGTTGTATTTCTCGGCTCCCTCACATCAGCTGTTTAATCGAGCGACACGGGCTCTCTTGACCATCCCTCGGGTCACTTGGCGCGGGGGAGCTCAAAGCGCGTCTCTTTCGCAAAGCCCGGCGCGCCGGGTGCTGCCCTCCAAAGTCgacttcaacaccacctccccgcgTGACGACACCTCACACGACTCAGTCAAGATCTCTTTGCGCTTTGGTCATCGCCTTCGGGGCCCTCCACATATTTGAATTCAAAACCCAAACGGGCAGGTACTGCCACATCCGCCATCATGAGTGCCGTCAAGAACCTTCGCGCCATGTTTGAGCAAAAGGGGGAAAACAGTCCTCCAGACCGGGGTCGTTCGCCTGGTGCGCCTTTTGGTAAGGATCATCTTGTGCTGTTCCTTTGCGCGCAACACCTGCCGGCGCATTCGGGTGCATCTGCGCATTCCGTGTGGCAGCTGGCTACGAGGTAAACATGGCTAATTCTGTCGTCATTGTTACAGTTTCCGGCGCCGAGTCCCCACGTCCGCTGGCCAAAGTCCGAACGAGCTTCATCGCAATCGAAAAAGACGGTAGGATGGGCTTGACACGAGAAGGCAGCCAGGATTCAGTGCCCGGGATTCGAAAGCTCAGCGGTGGATCTAGCGAAATGACGACGCCGACTGCTGGAAAGGAGATCTCGAATCCGTTCGAGAAATTTGAGAGGCTCACGAGCACACCAAAAACTTTCCTTAGAGACCAACCAATTGTGGAATCACCACAGGCGAAGGCAGAAGAGAAGACGGCGACATCGCCGGTCAAGGAAGTGAATGTCGCACAAACACCGACCGCACCTattgtgaagaaggaggaagtgAAGACCCCAGAGCCAGCCCTGGATGGCACTGCGGAGAAGACAGtcacaccagcaccaaaacCGGAGACCAAAGAGCCAGTAAACGAGACAAGCGGTGCGaatgaggagaagaaggagacaACTGCCACCAAGGAAGCCAcgaaacccaccaccaccactaccatcacACCACAGTCGATAGTGAAGCCGATGACAACTACTTCGACAGGAAAGCTCGATGTAAAATCTGCGAAATCGccagtcaccaccaagcccccGAAGAGCCCAGCTCTGAGACCTCAGCCGAATTTGGCTGCGCCTAAACAGACGCCCGAAAGGAAAGTGTCCCACACCGAAAAGACAATGACACCAAAAGCAGCCACTCCCGCCGCAAAGGCCTCTGCTCCTTCCTCGGTGAAGAAGCCACCTCCGCTCCATGCATCCCCCGCAGCCACAGGGTTTGTCAAGCCAAAGGTCAAgtcaccaacaagaccagTCAAGCTTCCTCCAGGCCTCACAACGCATACGGCTGCCTCCGGTTCCAAGGTCCACGGCGACAGCGCACAATACGCCAGTTCCCTCGCACGCTCCGCCAGCAGAACAAGCATGTCGGGCACCACTAGCAAAGCCGCCCCGGGTAAAACGCTCAAACGACAGAGTTCGACCGTTGGCCGCTCCCGGCCGAGCATAGgaccccctccgcctcaacCAGCCAAGGACCATGCTCCtaagaaggagaagccggTTGACGAGAGTTTCCTCGCGCGTATGATGCGGCCTACCCAAGCCTCTGCCAACAAGGTCACACAAAAGGTGCCCATTTCTCCACCCAGACATGGGCCGGCCTCCCGGAGAACATCCCCAGCGTCTAAGCCCCGCGTTAAGAAGGCTGTCTCACGACCACATAGTGCCACGTCAGGACATAGCGCACCTTCAGCATCGCAGACCAGCCTGGCTCCAGCCGCCGAGATTGTTCCCGCTTCAAAGTCTGCCGAGGACGACGCTAAGCACGCCGCTCTCGATGCCGTGGCTGAGAAGACGGCGGTTCAGGAGGTAGCAGTCCTTGCGGAGCAGGCTGAgaccgccgaggaggccgtGGAAGCCgccaaggaggttgagggtgagatCACTCTGCCAGAGACTTCCCCTGGGGTCAAGGCTGTGACAAACAGCATGGAGCGCATGAGCGTCGGGTCTGCCGATTCCAAGGCCGAAGTGAGTGGACATAGCAACGACAatacctcttccccctctccttctgccACAGAAGAAACCGAGGCTTCCGTCATCGACAACAAGGAGAGCCATTCCGAAATCTCCCCTATCGCCGCCTAATTACCTGTCGCGACGGACTCGACACCTTGTTTAATTCTTTGTATTCTTCTTGACCGCGGCCCATGGTACCGCACTTTTTTACCTTTTatcacccccaaaaaggGATTTTGGCTTGTCGGTTTTGCATTGCTCTTTTAAGCGCTGCTAATGACACCTATTTGTTTGTATTGGTTGGAGGGAACGCGAACAAAAAAACTCCCAGCTTCTTATGATAcctttttgtgtgtgtgtgtgtgtgttgggggggggagaggtgaaACGAGGAGGAAAGTGTTTTGCCTTGTTAAttgggagagagggagagagcTTGCGGATTCTAATTGTTGGGTTTATGTTTTTATTGGCTTTTCTGTTGTTGGTACT is drawn from Podospora pseudocomata strain CBS 415.72m chromosome 1 map unlocalized CBS415.72m_1, whole genome shotgun sequence and contains these coding sequences:
- a CDS encoding uncharacterized protein (EggNog:ENOG503P4WS) yields the protein MSAVKNLRAMFEQKGENSPPDRGRSPGAPFVSGAESPRPLAKVRTSFIAIEKDGRMGLTREGSQDSVPGIRKLSGGSSEMTTPTAGKEISNPFEKFERLTSTPKTFLRDQPIVESPQAKAEEKTATSPVKEVNVAQTPTAPIVKKEEVKTPEPALDGTAEKTVTPAPKPETKEPVNETSGANEEKKETTATKEATKPTTTTTITPQSIVKPMTTTSTGKLDVKSAKSPVTTKPPKSPALRPQPNLAAPKQTPERKVSHTEKTMTPKAATPAAKASAPSSVKKPPPLHASPAATGFVKPKVKSPTRPVKLPPGLTTHTAASGSKVHGDSAQYASSLARSASRTSMSGTTSKAAPGKTLKRQSSTVGRSRPSIGPPPPQPAKDHAPKKEKPVDESFLARMMRPTQASANKVTQKVPISPPRHGPASRRTSPASKPRVKKAVSRPHSATSGHSAPSASQTSLAPAAEIVPASKSAEDDAKHAALDAVAEKTAVQEVAVLAEQAETAEEAVEAAKEVEGEITLPETSPGVKAVTNSMERMSVGSADSKAEVSGHSNDNTSSPSPSATEETEASVIDNKESHSEISPIAA